TCAAggtactaattaatttttttaatatcagaAGCATGTTTGAACTTACTGATACTATCAAGGTGACAGTTGCATATAGACATGTCAACCTGTCACTCATTCAGGAGATTTCCCCCTCCGTCATTTTGCTAGATTTTTTTTGTGCATATATGTTATTTCATTAGGTATTAATAGCAAAGAGAGAGCAGAGTGAACTATTGTGCAATGAGAACCACCTTAAATCACCCCTTTTAAGTACCTTCCTTGCTTCATGTCACGCTTGAACGCATCTAGGATAAAATTTCCAATCGCCACATGAGCTGAATCATTAGTACATGCCTATACTAGAACTGGTACTTACAGTGTCGATCAGATCCCTGGGAGTGGGAAGGATGGCACCAGTGTGGTAATAGTCAATCCCCAGCCCACCTCCAATGTTTAAGTAGTCAATTTCAAAGCCTTCGGCACGGATTTGGTCTATGTAATTCACCATAAGGACTGCAGCATCCCTGAAAATGTCAAcctgaagaaaatcaaaagacaATTAGCTGTACATTAAACTGAGAAATTTCATGCATCATGAGACAATGATGATAAAGATTGAGGTGAACACAAATTCACTAGGTATCAAATGTAGCATAATGTAAATGAAGGGGTTTacaaagataaaataaacacaCAAATATGAAGGACAaaggaaaaccaaaaaaaaaaaaagttaataaaagAAGTGCAATTGGCAAAGATAGGAGGAAGGAAAAACTGAAAGTAGAAATAAatgttcaaaaaataaataaataaaggacaCATTCGTGAAAAACACAAATGGTTCAATCAAATCTTTACCACtacatttatttgaataataaatTCCAAATTCACTAGAATCaatattatgaaatatatgAAGCCCCACAAGTATCATAAGTTATCATCATGCTTGccttcttaatttttctattttctttttgtacaCAGATTACAGgaatttcttattttgaattcatttagATCATGCACCACATTGTGCCTGCATTTGCACATGTGAATGGAAAGCACAATGTCAAAAACGTACCTTGGTGATAGTGGAACCAAGATGGCAATGTGCCCCCACAAGCTTCAGTTCATCAGGATGTGCCTTCACAGCATCTAAAAACCATTGCAGCTTCTCATTTCTGATGCCAAATTTGGAGTTCTTATTACCAGTGGCCACATAAGGATGAACCTAAGGAAACAATGCAACATAAAGTCTTAGGTTGGAATACTCAATTGTATATCATTgcaatttttttgaacaaatAACATGTAACTGCAACCAGATAAAGTAGCTAAGTTTCCAGTTTCAAAGTCCCTATCATATTTGTTAGTGGCATTGAGGGCCACCTATCGTGGATTAACAACTTCAGGAGGTAGAAGTTGCAGTTGATTAGCAATGACACCAGAAAGAGGACAGTGGTCTGTTGAAAATGAACATGTGGTAGAGGTGATGCTGATTATATAGTACAAAAGGGCCATacaaacaacaaaaatcaaCTTCTGTTTCAAAGAAAAGTGTACTCTGaatgatttagcaaaaaaaaataaatgtgtaCTCTAAATGGTATCatgtaaattattataaaatcaaagaatcacttcaataattaattggaTCAAGAGCTTGTATGCGTTCAGGCAACTCAAATTGTTTGGAAAAATCACTGAGGAACTGCTGTGGGAGGGGAATAACCAGAGAAACCATAGTAACCAAACTATCTTTAATAACACACGGCCAATGGAGTTTTTCAAGTTTAATTACTCAACGCTTATTCTACCAAGTTACAAAATTACCAATCAAATTGTCATAACTACTTACCTGAGGGTCCACGTCTGGATTAATCCGAAGCAATACATTGACTTTCTTCCCAGCAACTCTTGCAGCAGATATGATGTTGTCCAAGTCAAATTCACTATCAACATTGACAAAAACACCTTCTTGAGCGGCTAGCACCAGATCTTCCAGCAGCTTTCCATTTCCATTAAAGATACACCTGTTCATTCAGATATTCAACAGATGAGCAAAACTAACTAGACAAATTATAATCACACTTAACCAATAACAAATAGAAGATAGTCCAGCAAGATCTAACTTAATCTCATGGAACAAAGCTTGCAAggttagaattaaaattatgtgTGCAAAGAAACTAACTTgttccttcttttcctttgaGTGCAGGTGTATCTTTAATGGAAATGGAAAGCTGTTGGAAGATCTGGTGCTAGCCACTAGGAAGGTGTTTTTGTCAATGTTGATAGTGAATTGACTGGGACAATGTTATGGAGCATAGCTTGCATGGttcaaatgaaaataatgagggcaaagaaaccaaTATGTTACTAAtatatttctcctttttctttaagTAAAAAAGTGTATCTGCAATGGAAACAGAAAACTGTTGGGAGATCTGATGCTAGCCGCCTCAAGAAGGTGCTTTTGTCAATGTTGATAGCGAATGTGACTTGGACAGAGTCCATGAGAATAGCTTGCcaggttaaaattaaataatgtgGGCAGATAAACTAATATgttccttcttttcctttaaattcaCGATGAATAAAATTGGATGGTAAACTTAGGATATGAGAACGATAGGAAAAAgacaaataacattatttttctgtagtataattaaattattaaattatgtctTTCTCCAATAATCTAACATAATGGACAAAATCAGCCAGCTAGCATGAAAAAATTATAGCCTTCAGATGACCACTTTCAAAATTCAAGAACCAAACAACAAGAAACCACCATGTAGTGAAAATGACATGCTTTGACCAGGCAAGATCTTGCAACTGTAATGCACATaccatcatcaaaataaaagtGTTTGATGACTTACCGCTGCCCAATAACATAGGAACATTCCAAAAACGAAAAATCACCCATAAATTACAGCAACAAAACCCTATACAATTCCCTAATAGCTACTCTCTGATAAAAATACTGAGTCCCACAACCATAACTTTTTCTTGGATCACCTCAAGGAGATGAGGAAAGGTAACTAAAGCTCCAAGGTTAAGTCTGCAACAAAGGAGGCCGCTCTAGCAGCCATGTTACCAAAAAACAGATCAAATTCCCTGACATGAATTTTGATAGAAACTAGTTATCGATTCAAGATAGACCAAACTTTTAAACTCAGTAGCATTAGCTCTACAAATCAGAACGATGCTACAGCACATCTGAATTATCAACTCAACTTGCAAAAGAACATAAGTTTGCAATTAGATCCTAtcatttggaatttggaatttcatTGTTTGgatgccttcttcttcttcttcttcttcttcttctttttttaaataattggaTTTCTGGATTTTGACCCCCACAAGTAGAATGCAGAATTTGAAATGACAAATTCTATTGTTAGCAtttcaaattacaaattttaaatgacCATTTAAAATCCTCTGTCCAAACGCAACATAACATAATACAAGTATATACTGGAAACTtgaatcacaaacacgttcttgTTTTACCTTGTAGGATCAAACCCGGCATGGAGCGCCAATCTGAGTTCATTGCCACTTACTAAGACAGCCCCACAGCCCAACTTCCTCAAATGCTCCAAAATCTTGAGATTATTATTGGCCTTAATTGCATAGCCGATAATAGAATTCAAACCCTCCAAAGCTTCCCTATAAGCTTCGACATTTCTGGTGATTTGGAGCTTACTGTAGAGGTAAAACGGCCGCCTTTCCACCGTTTCCATCACATCCTGAACCCGAAGACCCTCGCAATACAAATACCCATTGTCGGATTTAGAGAAACAGTGTTGGACCTTTTGGGGCTGTGAATCGGAGGTCAACGACTTTGCTTGGTTTTCGGACAGAACTGCCCTCAGGTTTAGGGACCTTGAGCTTGTGGGTTGGAAGGGTGTAGGGTTCATTATGAAGGGTTTGGAGTATGGCTTTGGAAGGCATTTTAAGGTATTGGAAAAAGATGAGGGCTGGGAGATGAGGTGGGAGGCCGCCATTGATGAAGAGACGGGAGGATGCGAACAACAAATAAGGGTTTTAGGTAACACTGGCTTTTCCCAGTCCCACTAGGCTAGAAGGGCCTTTTCAACCGCGATTTCTAGTTCCCCACGTGGGctaagagaaaattataaaatataaatatgggTGACAATTATTTGAAGTTTTGATGAATTACTCTTCCTCCTCTTTTGTTTGAGTGAATTCTACACGGCaccaataaaattgaaaaatattattgatatattattatgtatattttaaactatataattatattaaaatatttaaaatacccCTCATCCAATGCGTTGTGAAATTATGAGGTGCATAACTAAAATATCTCTCACTAAAGACGATGAGGCGCAGTGAGACGAATCGATGAGACgcgataaatattttttttatttatgtgtattgtGTAGtctaaaatatacataaataatgtGCCAATAGCATGATTATATAAAAGTTTGTGATTGTGTCTTTAAAAATAATGctgaattttcttaattttgatggTCATAGATCAATTTACCTATTGCCAATGAGcgattgctaattttttttacaaattactaaaataaccTCGTTCATATATTTTCCCtacaattataacaaaatttgttAATGGTCGATTATTATTAAGCTTTTATGACCATACTCGTTGTCAGTAGAACAACCCACCTAATACTGCTGACATTGATTTCGACAATAATTAAACctttaattattgttaaataataaataaataaaataaactttaattgaaaataattaaaaaacataaaacaaataagataaaaaaacattattattgccgacaaaaaaaaaatatgatgaaggaaaaaatgagtataaataagaaaacaatgaaTTCAATTGTCCCGAcacaagaataaaaatgagacaattaaaaaaaataaacacaaaatatGAGACGTTGCTGCAGTTGACTTTGttgtattttcaaaacaaacaaaaaaaacccATCAACTTGAGTTTCTAAATTCATCCCATACAAAATTAACATTTCTCAATATCtttaaatcaagtgatttttgtgtacactcaaaatattttttattataaatatttttttacaagagTACAAGGTCGTAATCGAATCGAACTTTACTCTGTTAAGACTTaacttatcaaaaaaataaaacgtaGTTCAAACTCGacttgaattaaaaattatatttaggaTCGTacttattcaaaatttattgaaCTGGAGTTCGACttgccaaaaattaatttattatgttaaataaatcTGAACTCCAACTCACTCATTTTACGTAATAAACAAGCTTTTGGTGAGCCAATTCCAAGTTATAACTTGCTATAatcttttttctaattaaagtCAGCAAAAGTTATTTGTACatataagaaatataaatataaattctcaaaacaataacattatttaaactCACACAATCAttaatattacaaacaaaaggataaataacaaaataaataaaaattttaaacacgataatataataataaatatattatataagatatatgtcataggaaatataagatatatgcaTATAGAAAAGCCTATAGATGAGCTTATAAATAAGAATGTTCATGAGCCAAATCATATTAAGCCCCACTTCACTTAAGTTTGACTCATTTATAAtacaaatataacattaatAAGCTGTTTATGGATGCAATCAAACTGAGCTTTGTTAAGCTTAGTCTTGGCTTCACCCAAAAACATTTAGCTCAAGTTTAGCTCGAAAAAAACTCGTTTAGTTTATAACGAGTCGAGTCTGCAACAAGTTTATAACAAGCCAAGTTTAGGCTCAAGCTCGAACttgataagatatatttataaaaaaagaagaagataaaaactAGATAAATAGACAATAGTGGTCGATGATAAAGACAATAACGGTAATCATAGAGGCAATGGAGATAACAAGAGAGACAAGTTGTAGTAAAGATAAGGAATTTTATGAAGATGAAATAGATTGAGGATAAAACTCTAATTTTGTGTTATTTCTGTCTCTAAGgccatttatattttttaaaaaattaaaaattaattaatatatattaaataatatatttataagattataaataatttgattaatacatttataaatgaatttgttCACAGAGTCTTTATTCAAATCAATTCATAAGCTACTAATCGAATCTATTCGCGAGTCATAATGAGTCGAACATTATTGATCTTAAACTTAGTTCATTAATCatttaagtttcaaaattaaaattaatttaacttatttaatttaataaactaattcGAACGGATTTTTATTAAGGCAAACACAAAATTGCTCACAAATGACTTAACGTATTTATGACTCTATAATTTTTTTCGAATAATTTGACTTATTTACAATTTGAAGAGTATAAATCTTTGTTTGAGTTTGctcaatttaatataaaaaaatctgtAAATCATCCAGGGATGACCCAAGGCAAGTTGCTAAGACATAACACATCTGCATCATGCCCCCTCTTATACTTTATGctgcaattaaaaataaaaaagttgcCTTGACTATAACAAAAACCTTAGTGGAGCGCCACAATCCCAACTCTATTTTCAACTCGACactaaacaaaattttacataaaaaatgacGCGCAAACAAgtgattttttcttatttttggagTTCGTGtcatgttttaaaatttaaaataaatattaattttttatttttagataaattagtttatgtgaaatatatattatcacTTATACaatttatgaataaataaaatttaacagaatTTCACACACTAAACGTGACGATTACATATTTAAtagaatattaatttatctGTCTATATTTACATCTTTAACTATCTATATTActgttaatataatattttcttaaaatactatttatgtattttattttaaaaataattatattaacaaatttaaatttataatatttaaataattgtatttttacaATTAGACAGAGGtactttctttcaaattttattttataaaaaattaaaataaaatataatcattaagcgaaacttaaatttttaattttttacatgcAATTGGGATAATCTTTATGTTATTcgtgtttttgattttgataaataaaaaaaattataaataaaaacattacgtaaaataaaaaattaaatttataatttattaatataaaccTAAACTTATAATGATTTAACTGCGACAGTCACATGCAACCGCCTCTAGTGTTTACTGAGAGAGAGAggccccgggggggggggggttgttttttGGCcgggaaaaggaaaaatggcAGAAAGCTGAAGAGTCGGCTAGATATAGAATGGCGTTAGGGTTAGGATTGGAGGAATTTGAATGGAGTGGCTTGCATTTCGCGAATATTTCTTTCGCTCTAAGCTCATGGAGGCGACCACGTCAACCGCAATCGAACAATCTCTGCTTTCTCTCTATTTATCTCTCCACATTCTATATACAGTGTGCCTCTATATATATCGATTTAATCTATATTTGGAGAGATTGGGTAGGTTTGGCCGGAATCATAGCTGTATCCGTCCAGACAGATAGAGCTTATTATGGGAGGCCTCAAATTCAGAGCATAATTCGGTCAtataagtctctctctctcccgcaaTACTGTCTCATAGTTCAGGGTCCATTGTCATCTGGGATTCTCTCCTTGCAGCATTCATAATCATCATCATTTGTCTCGCTCTCTGGCTTCCATCAAACACATT
This genomic stretch from Diospyros lotus cultivar Yz01 chromosome 1, ASM1463336v1, whole genome shotgun sequence harbors:
- the LOC127804349 gene encoding diaminopimelate decarboxylase 1, chloroplastic-like — translated: MAASHLISQPSSFSNTLKCLPKPYSKPFIMNPTPFQPTSSRSLNLRAVLSENQAKSLTSDSQPQKVQHCFSKSDNGYLYCEGLRVQDVMETVERRPFYLYSKLQITRNVEAYREALEGLNSIIGYAIKANNNLKILEHLRKLGCGAVLVSGNELRLALHAGFDPTRCIFNGNGKLLEDLVLAAQEGVFVNVDSEFDLDNIISAARVAGKKVNVLLRINPDVDPQVHPYVATGNKNSKFGIRNEKLQWFLDAVKAHPDELKLVGAHCHLGSTITKVDIFRDAAVLMVNYIDQIRAEGFEIDYLNIGGGLGIDYYHTGAILPTPRDLIDTVRELVLSRDLNLIIEPGRSVIANTCCLVNRVTGVKTNGTKNFIVIDGSMAELIRPSLYDAYQHIELVSPPPSDAELSTFDVVGPVCESADFLGKERKLPIPSRGAGLVVHDAGAYCMSMASTYNLKMRPPEYWVEEDGSVVKIRHGETFEDHLRYFDAL